The DNA region TCACTGTGCAAAAACGGTCGAAACACAAAAGGAGGACCGTAATCCAGCTCAAGTCAGTGAAGCTCGAAGACCTAAGGAGAGGGAAAAAGCTGACGGAGCACATAAAATCAGAGATCCAAACATGACTGTAGCTCTGAAATAAAAAGCAACCAAAACAGATCATCCAGAGCCACCAATGCACGGAACGAGAGTAGAAACTATATAAATCCCGACATGAATGGGGCTCCGGGCCAGAGAAACCACTGAAATAGATCATCCAGAACCACCATAAATGTCGACCAGAGAGCATAAAAGTAAGAAAGCGGCGGGCAAGGAGAAGCCTGCAGTGAGCGCCTGCCGGAAAACAGAAATAATCCAAAGAAAAGCACCGACGGAGACAGGACTGGGACCCATCCAAATCCAAAAGAACAAACCACGGAAAGTGCAAGTGTCTGGGCCAACTAGCACTGCTCAAATGTGAGATAAAGAACAACCTCCAAGGACAAAAGACctgcaagaaaaataaatacatatagATAGATACAGAAAGAGAGCCAAAAGGAAGAAGGGGCTGCAAATGGCTAAGAATATCTGGATCTGAGGTAAGGGAGCCCTGAACGATCAGAACGGGCAAGGATGGAGATATGGCTGGGTAAGGAAGGACCTAAATCTAAGGTAAACTGCCTAAGGTTATGAGCCCTAGCCGCCAAAGCATCCGCCACCGAATTACCCTCCCGGTATATATGCGAGATATGAACCATACGCCCCCTCAAGAGAACCAAAATCCTCGACACAATGTGATCTAACCCCCAACGACACTGACGAGAGCGGAGGATCTGAATAGAAATCTGAGAATCAACCTCGATCCAAAGAGGGAAAAGAGAAAGATCAGAACAAAGGATAAGACCCCTCCAGACCGCCCAGAGTTCCGCTCGGATAGTAGACCCAGCTCCAATGAACTCACTGAACGATAGCAAGACCCGCCCAGAATGATCACGAACGACGCCACCAACCGAGGAATCCCCAGGATTCCCTCTCGAACTCCCATCCACATTCAGCTTAAAACAACCAGACGGCGGCCGAAGCCAACGAACAATCGCCGTCCGATGATATCTGTAGAAGCAAACTGAAATCCCCAGCGATCGCGCCACCTGGAAATAACCCACCCAATGCTTGGATTTGACAGTACGCGCAGAATGGGCGAGGCGCAGGTAAGACAAGATCTGGAACTTCACCGTCTCTCCAGAAATGGAGAGCTGGCGGTGCTTCGCATCATTCCGAGCCGTCCAGAGAAACCACAAAATAATGAAAGGGAGAAACTCCCTCACATGGCCCCCTGAAGCCCAGACCAGATCCCGCTTCCAGGCACTAAGGAATAACCGGAAATCCTCGGTGTCAGGGATACGAACCCCAAAGACAGCACCAAAAAAATGCCAAACAGGACGAGCCACCGGGCTGCGAATAAACACATGCGTGAATGTCTCAGACATATCACAACACTGACAACGAGACGCCAACGCAAAGCCACGGCGCTGAAGCACCTCATCAACTGGGAGCCACTGATGCCAAAATCTCCAAAGAAAGAATGACATCGTAGGCCTCAACCAGCTACCCCAACAGGGGCGATTAAAACCAGAGATCGGGGCGCGCAAACGGATCAACTCCCAAGCGGACTTGACAGAAAAATCACCATCGGAGCTATGGATCCATCGAGCCGAATCCAACTCTCCCGAAAGAATCGGGACCATCACAATCTGCTCCGCAAAGGAAGGAGCAACAACTGAACAAAGAAGGTCAAAATCCCAGGTTCCCtccgaaagaaaatgggaaacCCGGGCACCACGATCCCCACAGACCTCAGTCTGACTGGACAGGGGAACATCCCTGAACCAACAAtcatcccaaaaagaaacatcTCCATGGCCAACACGCCAGCGAATACCACTCTCCGCACGAGGCCTGATCTGGAGCAAACGCCGCCAAGTGGGAGAGATAAAACCACGAGAAGAAACACAAGCTGGGTGCGCCAAGAGACAATATTTCCTCATCAAAAATTTGGCCCAGAGGGAAGATCCCTGCCTGAACCGAAACCACAGTTTTATGGAGAAGCTATCCACGAGATCTTTCAATCTCCGGAAGCCAAGACCCCCCTCTTCCACGGGGAGGCAAGCCCGAGACCAGCGAGCCCAGTGCCATTTCTTCTCCAAGGGCCTGGACCCCCAAAGGAAGGCATTAAAGGCTCTCTCGAGTTTCTCCATGACAGCCAACGGAGGCTGGACAACCTGAAACAAATATATGGGCATCGAGAGGAGCACGCTACGAATGAGGGTCATGCGGCTCCCCGGTGAAAGAGTACGAATCTCCCAACCCTCCAGCCGCCTCCTAACAGACTGTAAGAGGGGCTCAAAAAGAGAACACGACCTATTGCCTCGAAATAAGGGAACTCCGAGGTACTTGATCGGCAGATGACCCTCCGCAAAGCCAGTGATACGCAAAAGTCTAGAGCGAAGGCGCTCAGAGCATCGCGGAGGTAAAATCAGGGAACTCTTGACAGCATTCACCATCTGTCCCGAACAGTTCTCGTAGTGATGCAGAAAGTCTAAAAGACGCTGCATCCCACGAGACCCACCATTGGCAAAAATAATGATATCATCAGCATATGCCAGGTGGGAAACCAAAAGATCACAACTAGAACGGTACCTAATATCAGGATGACGCAAGTAGAGCCGGTCAAGGCCACGCGAAAGATACTCCGCCCCTAAAATGAAGAGAAGGGGAGACAATGGATCTCCCTGCCGGAGGCCCCTGGTAGAACCGAAAAACCCCGAGAGAGAACCATTGATATTAACGGAGAAATGACAATGAGAAATACAGGCCGAGACCAAAGCCACAACCTGCTCAGAGAAACCAAAATGACGCAAAACATCAAAAAGGAAAGGCCATTGGACCCGATCATAGGCCTTAGCCATATCCAACTTCAAAATAACATTACCACCACGATTGGGGAGAGTGAGACAATGAGTGAGCTCCTGAGCAAGGAGGATGTTATCAGAAATCATCCGCCCCGGAACAAAACCACTCTGATTCAAAGAAATGAGTCTCTCCGCCACAGCCCGCAGACGAGAGTACAACAACTTAGAAATGATTTTGTTCGTGACATTACAGAGGCTGATCGGACGGAAATCCGACCAAGCCCGAGCACCCTCGACTTTTGGGATCAAAGTAATCGTGGTGGCTGTAAAGCTCTGAGGCAGAGGAGAGCCTCTGAAAAAATCCAAAACCGCATCCAACACATCCTGATGAACTATCTCCCAGCAATGCTGGAAAAACGCTGAAGAGAAACCATCAGGGCCTGCCACACTGTCAGGAGAAATGGAGAAAACAGTCGCACGCACCTCCTCAAGGGAGGGGGTGGCAGTAATCCCATAATTCTCCTCATCAGAAATCACCGAAGGAAACCCCGAAAAATCGGGACAATCAAGCACAAAGGGATCCCCAGTGAGTAAGTGCTGAAAAAACGAGGCACCCGACTGCTGAATCATATCAGGCGACGTCAGGCAAACCCCATCATCCCATATGCGGAAAATCTTATTAGCCACACGCTTCTTCTTAACCATGTTATGAAAGAGTTTGGTGTTCCGCTCACCATCCTCAAGCCAGTTGCATGCAGCTTTTTGTTTccaaaaatccgcctccatggCGGTGACACGAGCCAGATCCGCATTCCGATCGGACAGGGCAGTCCAATTCGAATCTGAAGGATCGGCCTCACAAACAAGCTCAGCAGAACGAACTGCACTCTCAGCCTCggtgattttatcaaagatgttACCAAAAACATCCCGATTCCACCACTTGAGGTGATTCTTAAGACGCTTCAACTTGACAAAAAGACGCGTACATACCGCTCTGACTGCAAGGCAAATACCAATTGAGCCTAACAGTCTGCAAAAAACCATGATGCCGAAGCCACATACGCTGGAAGCGAAACGAGCTCGGCCCACGGGCGAAAACCGGAGCGGTGACCAAAAGCGGACAGTGGTCAGAAACTGTACGGGGAAGATGTTCAACTCGAATGGAGCTGAAATGATCTCCCCAATCAACGGAAACCATAACCCTGTCCAACCGCTTCCAAATGGTCTTATTCGTCCAAGTGAACGAAGACCCCTCAAAACCAGCATCAATCAAACCAGAATCCATAATGAAAGTGTTGAACTCCTCCATGGGTAGCAACCTACCACCACGGGTGCCCAAACACTCAGACGCATCACGAACAACATTGAAATCCCCACCAACCAGCCAAGGACCCAGAACAGGCTTGACGTGAAGCAGGGAAGACCAGAGATCACGACGCTCAATATAATCACATCGGGCATAAACAAAAGAACAAAAAACAGATGTGGGCAAAAAAGGAGCAGAAATCTTAATGTGAAGGAACTGAGCATGATCAAAAACACACTCAGCCTGCACATCAGCAGCAAAAAACACCCAAATGTGACCAGAAAGATTTGAAATGACCCGAGAAAAACCAAGACGACGAGTCATAAATCTCTGATCTAAATCGATCATCGGCTCCAAAACAGTCAAAACCTTAATCTGTTTCTCCTTAACAAAAGCATGAAGCCTCTGTTGGGACTCCGAACCCCGGAGTCCCCGGATATTCCAGATTAGGAAATTCATGATGAACGGGCAGCAGAAATGCCCGATCGCTTCCTGAGCGACCCAGAGAGATCATCCCTCCCCCTCTTTTTCTTAACATCTGGCATATCTGAATCCAGGATGCCGTCCTCAGACGCACGACCATCACCTGGTTCAGAATGTCTATCAAAACCCTGGTCAAGATCCTCAACAAGTCTCTCACAGACAACCCTCTCAGCAACAGGAGAACCCTGCCTATCAACCAACTGAGTGAACAAAGAAGAAGCATCAGCAGGGGACGGAGGGCCAGAAGGTATCGACTGACAACTATGATTCTCCAAACAGATCACGGGTTCAGAAAACACCG from Primulina eburnea isolate SZY01 unplaced genomic scaffold, ASM2296580v1 ctg1415_ERROPOS9300000, whole genome shotgun sequence includes:
- the LOC140820749 gene encoding uncharacterized protein: MNFLIWNIRGLRGSESQQRLHAFVKEKQIKVLTVLEPMIDLDQRFMTRRLGFSRVISNLSGHIWVFFAADVQAECVFDHAQFLHIKISAPFLPTSVFCSFVYARCDYIERRDLWSSLLHVKPVLGPWLVGGDFNVVRDASECLGTRGGRLLPMEEFNTFIMDSGLIDAGFEGSSFTWTNKTIWKRLDRVMVSVDWGDHFSSIRVEHLPRTVSDHCPLLVTAPVFARGPSSFRFQLRAVCTRLFVKLKRLKNHLKWWNRDVFGNIFDKITEAESAVRSAELVCEADPSDSNWTALSDRNADLARVTAMEADFWKQKAACNWLEDGERNTKLFHNMVKKKRVANKIFRIWDDGVCLTSPDMIQQSGASFFQHLLTGDPFVLDCPDFSGFPSVISDEENYGITATPSLEEVRATVFSISPDSVAGPDGFSSAFFQHCWEIVHQDVLDAVLDFFRGSPLPQSFTATTITLIPKVEGARAWSDFRPISLCNVTNKIISKLLYSRLRAVAERLISLNQSGFVPGRMISDNILLAQELTHCLTLPNRGGNVILKLDMAKAYDRVQWPFLFDVLRHFGFSEQVVALVSACISHCHFSVNINGSLSGFFGSTRGLRQGDPLSPLLFILGAEYLSRGLDRLYLRHPDIRYRSSCDLLVSHLAYADDIIIFANGGSRGMQRLLDFLHHYENCSGQMVNAVKSSLILPPRCSERLRSRLLRITGFAEGHLPIKYLGVPLFRGNRSCSLFEPLLQSVRRRLEGWEIRTLSPGSRMTLIRSVLLSMPIYLFQVVQPPLAVMEKLERAFNAFLWGSRPLEKKWHWARWSRACLPVEEGGLGFRRLKDLVDSFSIKLWFRFRQGSSLWAKFLMRKYCLLAHPACVSSRGFISPTWRRLLQIRPRAESGIRWRVGHGDVSFWDDCWFRDVPLSSQTEVCGDRGARVSHFLSEGTWDFDLLCSVVAPSFAEQIVMVPILSGELDSARWIHSSDGDFSVKSAWELIRLRAPISGFNRPCWGSWLRPTMSFFLWRFWHQWLPVDEVLQRRGFALASRCQCCDMSETFTHVFIRSPVARPVWHFFGAVFGVRIPDTEDFRLFLSAWKRDLVWASGGHVREFLPFIILWFLWTARNDAKHRQLSISGETVKFQILSYLRLAHSARTVKSKHWVGYFQVARSLGISVCFYRYHRTAIVRWLRPPSGCFKLNVDGSSRGNPGDSSVGGVVRDHSGRVLLSFSEFIGAGSTIRAELWAVWRGLILCSDLSLFPLWIEVDSQISIQILRSRQCRWGLDHIVSRILVLLRGRMVHISHIYREGNSVADALAARAHNLRQFTLDLGLLSLEALTAGFSLPAAFLLLCSLVDIYGGSG